The following proteins are encoded in a genomic region of Serinus canaria isolate serCan28SL12 chromosome 13, serCan2020, whole genome shotgun sequence:
- the CLTB gene encoding clathrin light chain B isoform X2 — translation MADDFGFFSSSEGAGAEEDPAAAFLAQQESEIAGIENDEGFGPTDGEAAAAPGGQAAPPEQGFQNGGATVNGDVFQESNGPTDAYAAIAKADRLTQEPESIRKWREEQKKRLEELDAASKVTEQEWREKAKKDLEEWNLRQNEQMEKNRANNRASEEAFLKESKEETPGSEWEKVAQLCDFNPKSSKQSKDVSRMRSVLISLKQTPLSR, via the exons ATGGCCGACGACTTCGGCTTCTTTTCCTCATCTGAGGGCGCTGGCGCCGAGGAGGACCCGGCCGCCGCCTTTCTGGCCCAGCAGGAGAGCGAGATCGCGGGCATCGAGAACGATGAGGGCTTCGGGCCGACCGACGGCGAGGCGGCCGCCGCCCCGGGCGGGCAGGCGGCCCCGCCGGAACAGG GTTTCCAGAATGGAGGAGCCACTGTCAATGGAGATGTCTTTCAG GAGTCCAACGGCCCCACGGATGCCTACGCAGCCATAGCCAAGGCCGACCGGCTGACCCAGGAACCCGAGAGCATCCGCAAGTGGAGGGAGGAGCAGAAGAAGcgcctggaggagctgg ATGCGGCATCGAAGGTAACTGAGCAGGAATGGCGTGAGAAGGCCAAGAAGGACCTGGAGGAGTGGAACCTGCGTCAGAATGAGCAGATGGAGAAGAACCGAGCAAACAACAG GGCCTCGGAGGAAGCATTCCTGAAGGAGTCCAAGGAGGAGACCCCAGGCTCTGAGTGGGAGAAGGTGGCCCAGCTGTGTGATTTCAACCCCaagagcagcaagcagagcaaGGATGTCTCGCGGATGCGCTCGGTGCTCATCTCCCTCAAACAGACACCCCTGTCCCGTtag
- the CLTB gene encoding clathrin light chain B isoform X1, producing the protein MADDFGFFSSSEGAGAEEDPAAAFLAQQESEIAGIENDEGFGPTDGEAAAAPGGQAAPPEQAGFQNGGATVNGDVFQESNGPTDAYAAIAKADRLTQEPESIRKWREEQKKRLEELDAASKVTEQEWREKAKKDLEEWNLRQNEQMEKNRANNRASEEAFLKESKEETPGSEWEKVAQLCDFNPKSSKQSKDVSRMRSVLISLKQTPLSR; encoded by the exons ATGGCCGACGACTTCGGCTTCTTTTCCTCATCTGAGGGCGCTGGCGCCGAGGAGGACCCGGCCGCCGCCTTTCTGGCCCAGCAGGAGAGCGAGATCGCGGGCATCGAGAACGATGAGGGCTTCGGGCCGACCGACGGCGAGGCGGCCGCCGCCCCGGGCGGGCAGGCGGCCCCGCCGGAACAGG CAGGTTTCCAGAATGGAGGAGCCACTGTCAATGGAGATGTCTTTCAG GAGTCCAACGGCCCCACGGATGCCTACGCAGCCATAGCCAAGGCCGACCGGCTGACCCAGGAACCCGAGAGCATCCGCAAGTGGAGGGAGGAGCAGAAGAAGcgcctggaggagctgg ATGCGGCATCGAAGGTAACTGAGCAGGAATGGCGTGAGAAGGCCAAGAAGGACCTGGAGGAGTGGAACCTGCGTCAGAATGAGCAGATGGAGAAGAACCGAGCAAACAACAG GGCCTCGGAGGAAGCATTCCTGAAGGAGTCCAAGGAGGAGACCCCAGGCTCTGAGTGGGAGAAGGTGGCCCAGCTGTGTGATTTCAACCCCaagagcagcaagcagagcaaGGATGTCTCGCGGATGCGCTCGGTGCTCATCTCCCTCAAACAGACACCCCTGTCCCGTtag